Proteins co-encoded in one Malus domestica chromosome 09, GDT2T_hap1 genomic window:
- the LOC139198526 gene encoding 7-deoxyloganetin glucosyltransferase-like, which yields MCSNKPHAVCIPAPAQGHIKAMLQLAKLLHHKGFRITYVNTEFNHRRLVKSQGPESLYGLPDDFRFETIPDGLPDSDEDATQDLNLLADSVTNNLLAPFVDLIKKLNNSSSTPPVTCIFSDGFMPFTTPAAQQLGIPVILLFTYSASSTMGYMQYPALVERGLAPLKDERCFTNGFLDQEVDWIPGIESIRLRDLPNNFITTNPNDAIWNIILEGMGRLHEASAIVIHTFDALEMDVLDALSSMYPPVYAVGPFQLLLNQIPQHPLKSLGYSLWKEETECLEWLNDKAPNSVVYVNFGSITVMTPEQLVEFGCGLANSKVSFFWVIRPGLVVGRSAILPPEFVDETKGRSLIASWCPQELVLNHPSVGGFLTHSGWNSTVESVSAGVPMLCWPFFADQPTNCHYTCKKWGIGMEINNDVKRDDVEKLVRELMEGEKGTRMKNKAMEWKKLAEEATGPQGSSSANLEKLVNQIQSKKI from the exons ATGTGTTCTAACAAGCCTCATGCTGTTTGTATTCCAGCTCCGGCTCAAGGTCACATAAAGGCAATGCTTCAATTAGCAAAACTTCTCCACCATAAAGGTTTTCGTATAACCTATGTCAACACCGAGTTCAATCATAGGCGGTTagtcaaatctcaaggacccgAGTCCCTCTATGGCTTGCCTGATGATTTTCGATTTGAAACGATCCCAGATGGCCTACCGGATTCGGATGAAGATGCCACCCAAGACCTCAATTTGCTTGCAGATTCCGTCACAAACAACTTGTTGGCACCTTTCGTTGATCTGATAAAGAAACTCAACAATAGTAGTAGTACTCCTCCAGTGACATGCATTTTTTCAGATGGTTTCATGCCATTCACAACCCCTGCAGCTCAACAACTTGGCATCCCCGTCATTCTCTTGTTTACTTATTCAGCAAGCAGCACCATGGGCTATATGCAGTATCCTGCTTTGGTGGAAAGAGGACTAGCACCCCTCAAAG ATGAGAGGTGCTTCACGAATGGCTTTTTAGACCAAGAGGTAGACTGGATACCAGGAATTGAAAGTATTCGTTTAAGGGATCTTCCTAACAACTTTATAACAACAAATCCCAATGATGCAATCTGGAATATCATACTTGAAGGAATGGGCAGACTACATGAAGCTTCAGCAATTGTTATACATACCTTTGATGCATTGGAGATGGATGTTTTGGATGCTCTCTCATCTATGT atccaCCTGTTTACGCCGTTGGCCCTTTCCAGTTACTTCTCAATCAGATACCACAACACCCTTTGAAGTCCCTGGGATATAGCCTGTGGAAAGAAGAAACAGAGTGCCTCGAATGGCTGAACGATAAGGCACCAAACTCAGTTGTTTATGTGAATTTCGGCAGCATAACGGTCATGACCCCGGAACAACTTGTGGAATTTGGTTGTGGACTTGCAAATAGCAAGGTTTCTTTCTTCTGGGTAATTAGGCCTGGCTTGGTAGTTGGTAGATCAGCAATTTTGCCACCCGAGTTTGTGGATGAAACTAAGGGGAGAAGTCTAATAGCGAGTTGGTGCCCTCAAGAGCTAGTCCTTAACCATCCATCAGTTGGAGGATTTTTGACACACAGTGGTTGGAATTCTACGGTGGAAAGTGTGTCTGCAGGAGTGCCTATGCTGTGTTGGCCGTTCTTTGCTGATCAGCCTACGAACTGTCACTATACTTGCAAAAAATGGGGCATTGGTATGGAGATCAATAATGATGTCAAGAGAGATGATGTTGAGAAGCTTGTTAGAGAGTTAATGGAGGGAGAGAAGGGTACGCGAATGAAGAATAAGGCCATGGAGTGGAAAAAATTGGCAGAGGAAGCCACTGGTCCACAGGGTTCTTCATCTGCAAACTTGGAAAAATTAGTGAATCAAATTCAGTCTAAAAAGATCTAG
- the LOC139187763 gene encoding uncharacterized mitochondrial protein AtMg00810-like, whose translation MIPFEHKELGYWFLTIVGSKWVYKVKKNPDGSVSRYKARLVAQGFSQEYGIDYLDTFSPVVRHTTVPHAWNSKFTSYLTVLEFHASPSDTSLFVKKDDSDIIILLLYVDDIILTGSNPLKVQKVIQELSEVFEMKDMGQLTYFLGLQVQYKADGSVFVNQSKYNKDLVHKASMESCKPATTPCKPHHQMLHSEGQLLTDPTSYRSIVGSLQYLTFTRPDIAFAVNIVCQFMSSPTDIHFGAVKRIIRYLQGTMNIGITFSANTVSKLTAFSDSDWAADLNTRRSITGYVVYLGHNPISWQSKKQNSVSRSSTEAEYKALAHTAADIAWIRNILKDLAVVLDAPPTIYCDNMSAIALSANPVFHSRIKHLDTDYHFVRERVQQGDLEVLYIPTEEQTADVLTKGLHSPSFVKHFYNLKLENPS comes from the exons ATGATTCCCTTCGAGCACAAGGAACTTGGCTATTGGTTCCTAACAATTGTAGGAAGCAAATGGGTATACAAAGTGAAGAAAAACCCCGATGGCAGTGTATCCCGGTATAAAGCAAGGCTTGTAGCACAAGGGTTCTCCCAAGAATATGGTATTGACTACTTGGACACCTTTAGTCCTGTTGTCCGCCATACTACT GTTCCACACGCGTGGAATTCGAAGTTTACAAGTTATTTGACGGTTTTAGAGTTTCATGCATCACCTTCTGATACAAGTCTGTTTGTCAAGAAGGATGACTCTGATATCATCATCTTAttactttatgttgatgatatcatCTTAACTGGTTCTAACCCTTTGAAGGTCCAAAAAGTGATTCAAGAATTATCTGAGGTATTCGAGATGAAGGATATGGGACAGCTTACATATTTTTtaggtttacaagttcaataTAAAGCAGATGGCAGTGTTTTTGTTAATCAGTCTAAATATAACAAAGATCTCGTCCATAAAGCAAGTATGGAATCATGTAAACCAGCAACCACCCCGTGTAAACCTCATCATCAAATGTTACACTCTGAAGGACAATTGTTGACAGATCCAACTTCCTACAGGAGCATTGTGGGATCTTTACAGTATCTGACCTTTACTAGGCCTGATATTGCTTTTGCTGTCAACATAGTATGTCAGTTTATGTCCTCACCAACTGATATTCATTTTGGCGCTGTTAAACGCATCATTCGTTATCTTCAAGGCACTATGAATATTGGTATTACGTTTTCTGCAAACACAGTTTCAAAGCTTACTGCGTTTTCTGATTCTGATTGGGCTGCAGACTTGAATACTCGTCGATCTATCACTGGTTATGTTGTGTACTTAGGCCATAATCCAATTTCTTGGCAATCGAAGAAACAAAACTCGGTATCCAGGAGTTCTACTGAGGCTGAATATAAAGCCTTAGCACATACTGCTGCAGACATAGCTTGGATTCGTAATATATTGAAGGATTTGGCGGTAGTTTTGGATGCTCCACCAACAATATATTGTGACAACATGtctgctattgctttaagtgcCAATCCGGTGTTTCATTCAAGAATCAAACATCTTGATACAGACTACCATTTTGTACGAGAACGAGTGCAGCAAGGTGATCTGGAGGTGTTGTATATTCCAACTGAGGAGCAAACTGCGGATGTTCTTACCAAAGGTCTTCACAGTCCTTCATTTGTCAAACATTTCTACAATCTCAAGCTGGAAAATCCCAGTTGA
- the LOC114826966 gene encoding 7-deoxyloganetin glucosyltransferase-like — translation MCSNKPHAVCIPAPAQGHIKAMLQLAKLLHHKGFRITYVNTEFNHRRLVKSQGPESLYGLPDDFRFETIPDGLPDSDEDATQDLNLLADSVTNNLLAPFVDLIKKLNNSSSTPPVTCIFSDGFMPFTTPAAQQLGIPVILLFTLSASSTMGYMQYPALLERGLAPLKDERCFTNGFLDQEVDWIPGMKSIRLRDLPTHFVTTNPNDVLWNLILEGMRRLHEASAIVIHTFDALEIDVLDALSSMSPPVYAVGPLQLLLNQIPQHPLMSLGYSLWKEETECLEWLNDKAPNSVVYVNFGSITVMTPEQLVEFGCGLANSKVSFFWVIRPDLVVGRSAILPPEFVDETKGRSLMASWCPQELVLNHPSVGGFLTHSGWNSTVESVSAGVPMLCWPFFADQPTNCHYTCKKWGIGMEINNDVKRDDVEKLVRELMEGEKGTRMKNNAMDWKKLAEEATGPQGSSFANLEKLVNQIQSKKI, via the exons ATGTGTTCTAACAAGCCTCATGCTGTTTGTATTCCAGCTCCGGCTCAAGGTCACATAAAGGCAATGCTTCAATTAGCAAAACTTCTCCACCATAAAGGTTTTCGTATAACCTATGTCAACACCGAGTTCAATCATAGGCGGTTAGTTAAATCTCAAGGACCCGAGTCCCTCTATGGCTTGCCTGATGATTTTCGGTTTGAAACGATCCCAGATGGCCTACCGGATTCGGATGAAGATGCCACCCAAGACCTCAATTTGCTTGCAGATTCCGTCACAAACAACTTATTGGCACCTTTCGTTGATCTGATAAAGAAACTCAACAATAGTAGTAGTACTCCTCCAGTGACATGCATTTTTTCAGATGGTTTCATGCCATTCACAACCCCTGCAGCTCAACAACTTGGTATCCCCGTCATTCTCTTGTTTACTTTATCAGCAAGCAGCACCATGGGCTATATGCAGTATCCTGCTTTGTTGGAAAGAGGACTAGCACCCCTCAAAG ATGAGAGGTGCTTCACGAATGGCTTTTTAGACCAAGAGGTAGACTGGATACCAGGAATGAAAAGTATTCGTTTGAGGGATCTTCCTACTCACTTTGTAACAACAAATCCCAATGATGTACTCTGGAATCTCATACTTGAAGGAATGCGCAGACTACATGAAGCTTCAGCAATTGTTATACATACCTTTGATGCATTGGAGATAGATGTTTTGGATGCTCTCTCATCTATGTCTCCACCTGTTTACGCCGTTGGCCCTCTCCAGTTACTTCTCAATCAGATACCACAACACCCTTTGATGTCCCTGGGATATAGCCTGTGGAAAGAAGAAACAGAGTGCCTCGAATGGCTGAACGATAAGGCACCAAACTCAGTTGTTTATGTGAATTTCGGCAGCATAACGGTCATGACCCCGGAACAACTTGTGGAATTTGGTTGTGGACTTGCAAATAGCAAGGTTTCTTTCTTCTGGGTAATTAGGCCTGACTTGGTAGTTGGTAGATCAGCAATTTTGCCACCCGAGTTTGTGGATGAAACTAAGGGGAGAAGTCTAATGGCGAGTTGGTGCCCTCAAGAGCTAGTCCTTAACCATCCATCAGTTGGAGGATTTTTGACACACAGTGGTTGGAATTCTACTGTGGAAAGTGTGTCTGCAGGAGTGCCTATGCTGTGTTGGCCGTTCTTTGCTGATCAGCCCACGAACTGTCACTATACTTGCAAAAAGTGGGGCATTGGTATGGAGATCAATAATGATGTCAAGAGAGATGATGTTGAGAAGCTTGTTAGAGAGTTAATGGAGGGAGAGAAGGGTACGCGAATGAAGAATAATGCCATGGATTGGAAAAAATTGGCAGAGGAAGCCACTGGTCCGCAGGGTTCTTCATTTGCAAACTTGGAAAAATTAGTGAATCAAATTCAGTCTAAAAAGATCTAG